A region of Gemmatimonadota bacterium DNA encodes the following proteins:
- a CDS encoding DUF5916 domain-containing protein has translation MHLKSIVPPIVALIALCTLSADTVTAQTDTGAPSVPAMEAAQRTGHIAIDGRLDEAAWAAAVPATRFVQREPVEGAEPDEVTEIRVLYDADAIYIGARMYDDHPEHIGRQLVRRDERGAFDLLSVSIDPNNDRLTGYQFRVSAAGAQRDAYLYDDVRQDDAWDAVWESGVAIDDQGWVAEMRIPLSQIRYETTDGPQSWGINFMRRCLATDEIIDFALQSRQRYGRVSVLGRLNGLVLPSNARRLEIRPYSLGSARTARAEQGNPFFDGSDYNARAGLDVRYGLGSSYHLDLTVNPDFGQVEVDPAVVNLSAFETFFREQRPFFVEDAQVFEFGLSGRDELYYSRRIGRQPRGGTPDGADFSDIPTETSILGAAKITGRSPGGVSIGALAAVTGRESGKAHSIANGSIPEFTVEPRAEFGVLRVRRDLRNGASQFGAVGSLMHRALPGDGAFDYLTSEAFSGGMDFEHNWGGARSRDWAVYGYMAGSRVQGSPEALIRIQRSSNHYFQRPDATRLAVDSTATSMNGYNWRLQFARRDAEHWTGAVWFAQISPGFEINDLGFSRSSERLDGGARIQYQNITPGRLFQSYDLRFFTFYNFRHEALDDPWSWSSWRNNYKNGRFFAGANFELNNNWDVYLGSSYRPTEFSD, from the coding sequence ACCCTGTCCGCCGATACCGTTACCGCGCAGACGGACACCGGCGCGCCTTCCGTCCCCGCCATGGAGGCGGCGCAACGCACCGGGCACATTGCGATCGATGGACGGCTGGATGAAGCGGCCTGGGCGGCGGCCGTTCCCGCGACGCGGTTCGTTCAGCGGGAACCCGTCGAAGGCGCCGAGCCCGATGAAGTTACCGAGATCCGTGTGCTTTACGACGCCGACGCCATCTATATCGGCGCCCGGATGTACGACGATCATCCGGAGCATATCGGCCGGCAGCTCGTCCGGCGGGACGAACGGGGCGCCTTCGATCTGCTCTCCGTATCCATCGATCCGAACAACGACCGGCTGACCGGCTACCAGTTCCGCGTAAGCGCCGCCGGGGCGCAACGGGATGCGTACCTGTACGATGACGTGCGGCAGGACGACGCGTGGGACGCCGTATGGGAATCCGGCGTGGCGATCGACGATCAGGGTTGGGTCGCCGAGATGAGGATCCCCCTGTCCCAGATACGGTACGAGACGACGGACGGCCCGCAGTCCTGGGGCATTAACTTCATGCGGCGGTGCCTGGCCACGGACGAGATTATAGACTTCGCCCTGCAGTCCCGGCAGCGATATGGTCGGGTCAGCGTCCTGGGCCGCCTGAACGGGCTCGTCCTGCCGTCGAACGCCAGGCGCCTGGAAATCCGGCCGTACTCCCTCGGCAGCGCCCGGACCGCCCGGGCCGAGCAGGGGAACCCCTTCTTCGACGGATCGGACTACAATGCGCGGGCCGGGCTCGACGTGCGGTACGGACTCGGCTCGTCCTACCACCTGGACCTGACCGTCAACCCGGACTTCGGGCAGGTGGAAGTGGATCCCGCCGTCGTCAACCTCTCGGCCTTCGAGACGTTCTTCCGGGAACAACGGCCGTTTTTCGTGGAAGACGCGCAGGTGTTCGAATTCGGCCTGTCGGGCCGGGACGAACTGTACTACAGCCGCCGGATCGGACGGCAGCCCAGGGGCGGCACGCCGGACGGTGCGGATTTCTCCGACATACCGACGGAAACCAGCATCCTCGGCGCGGCCAAGATCACGGGCCGGTCACCGGGCGGCGTGTCCATCGGCGCCCTGGCCGCGGTCACGGGTCGGGAATCGGGGAAGGCCCATTCGATTGCGAACGGCAGCATCCCGGAGTTTACGGTCGAACCCCGCGCGGAATTCGGCGTGCTCCGGGTCCGGCGGGACTTGAGAAACGGCGCCAGCCAGTTCGGGGCCGTAGGTTCGCTCATGCACCGGGCCCTTCCCGGTGACGGCGCTTTCGACTACCTCACGTCGGAGGCCTTTTCCGGCGGGATGGATTTCGAGCACAACTGGGGTGGAGCGCGGTCGCGGGACTGGGCCGTCTACGGCTACATGGCCGGCAGCCGCGTCCAGGGAAGCCCGGAGGCGTTGATCCGGATACAGCGGTCCAGCAATCACTACTTCCAGCGTCCCGACGCCACGCGGTTGGCCGTGGACTCGACCGCCACCTCGATGAACGGGTACAACTGGCGGTTGCAGTTCGCCCGACGGGACGCCGAACACTGGACCGGCGCGGTCTGGTTCGCCCAGATATCGCCCGGTTTCGAGATCAACGACCTCGGCTTCTCCCGCTCAAGCGAGCGCCTCGACGGCGGCGCGCGGATTCAGTACCAGAACATCACGCCGGGACGCCTTTTCCAAAGCTACGATCTTCGTTTCTTCACGTTCTACAACTTCCGGCACGAAGCCCTCGACGATCCCTGGTCCTGGTCGTCGTGGCGGAACAATTACAAGAACGGCCGGTTCTTCGCGGGGGCCAATTTCGAACTGAACAACAACTGGGACGTCTACCTGGGCTCCAGTTACCGACCCACCGAGTTCAGCGACA